A DNA window from Choloepus didactylus isolate mChoDid1 chromosome 9, mChoDid1.pri, whole genome shotgun sequence contains the following coding sequences:
- the ASDURF gene encoding ASNSD1 upstream open reading frame protein — protein MPSRGARPEDCTGLVSDDSTPHKEQLSSKIKEQKVLVDELSNLKKNRKVYRQQQNSNIFFLADRTEMLSESKNILDELKKEYQEIENSEKSKIKKQST, from the exons ATGCCCAGTCGAGGGGCGCGCCCGGAAGACTGTACTGGACTGGTGTCCGACGACTCGACCCCGCACAAGGAGCAGCTTAGCAGCAAG ataaaagaacaaaaagttcTTGTGGATGAACTTTCTAACTTGAAGAAGAACAGA AAAGTATATAGGCAGCAACAGAACAGCAACATATTCTTTCTTGCAGACCGAACAGAAATGCTCTCTGAAAGCAAAA atATATTGGATGAACTGAAAAAAGAGTACCAAGAAATAGAGAACTCAGAGAAGagcaaaatcaagaaacagtcaACTTAA